ATTTAACAAAGTGTTTGAGCGGTTAATCCATTACATTTAATGATATTTAAGCGATGGAGGAGAAATAAAATGGGTGAGCCATTAAAACAAGAAGCAGTTATTGATGTTCAACAGAAAATGCCAAAACATCGGCCATTTGGGTTGAGAGATAAAATCGGATACTTGATGGGTGACTTTGGAAACGACTTCTTCTTTCTTTTAGTAAGTTCTTATCTAATGGTATTTTACACAGACGTTTTTCATATTAGTGCAGCCACTGTAGGGGCACTATTCATGTTCGCTCGTATTTGGGATGCTTTTGCCGATATCACTTGGGGCCGTTTCATCGATACTAGACCAGCTAGCAAACACGGTAAATTTAAACCTTGGATTTTAAGAATGTCATTCCCGCTAGTTATTTCAGGTGTATTAATGTTCGTAACGATTCCAGGAATGAGCGATGGTTTCTATCTAGCTTGGGCTTTTGTCACGTATATTGTATGGGGTACATTATACAGTACAGTAAATATTCCTTACGGATCTATGGCTTCAGTTATTACAGACAAGCCGGATGAACGTACTACATTATCTACTTGGAGAACAGCAGGCGCAATGTTAGCTGGTCTAATCATTAACGCAGGTGCTCCGCTAATTGTAATGGTGGATAACCAACTAGATGCAAATCGAATGTTCATGGCTGCTTGTGTCTTCGGTGTTCTTTCTATTTGCTGCTATATTGCATGCTACAAAATGTCAACAGAACGTCTTGCAGCTCCAGTACAGGCACAAGAAAAAGGTAATTTGAAAGCAACATTAAAAGGTTTAATGAAAAACAAACCATTACTTTGGATTTTAGTTGCGTCCCTATTATTCATGATGAACACAATGCTAATGGGTGCGGTTAATGTATACTTGTTCAAGGATTATTTCCAGAGCGCAGCTGCATTGAGTATTTTTGCAGTCGTACAAACAGGCGCAGCATTCGTGGCAATGCCGTTAATTAAGCCGCTTGTAAGAAAGTTCGGTAAAAAGGAATTGGCATCTGCTGGGTTAGTCCTATCTGCGATTACGTACTTTGCCCTATTCTTCATGAAAGATTTAACAGGCATGCAGTTCGTAGCAGTTGCATCTATTGGTATGTTCGGTGTCGCTTTCTTCAACACAGTTGTATGGGCATTCGTAACGGATGTTATCGACTATCACGAATTATTGACAGGTTTACGTGAAGATGGAACTGTATACTCTATTTATTCATTTGCCCGTAAAATTGGCCAAGCAATTGCAGGCGGTATCGGCGGTTTTGCCATCGCAGCAGTTGGCTACAACGCAGCAAGCACGGTACAAACACAAGGTACTCTTGATGGTATCCATATGCTAGGGACATTAGTACCGGCGATTGTATATATGATTGTTCTAGCGATTTTAGTATTCTTGTATCCATTGAACAAAAAACGTACAGATGAGATGGTCGCAGAATTAACTGCTAGAAGGAAGAAATAAATATTGTGGTCAAAGAAGATAACTAGATCTATAGTTATCTTCTTTATTTATACATAGAAGTTTTAAAGAGAACTGTTTTTATTGTTTATATTTTAGATGGTGTACAGAAGTGGTAATTATTTACATTATGTTGGGTTTAGGAAGAGAAGAAGGAGATGTTTTTGTTAAAAAACGATATATTTTAAGCTTATTAAACAGTTAATGAATCAAAGAATAAAGATATGTAATAATCAATGAATTAGAAAACGTAGCACTGGTATTATTCACCTGTTGCTATCTTATTGCTCAGTGAATAATATAAGGAAGCAAAGGAAATATCCTTTAATCTCTTTGCTATAGTGATCATGACTTAGTTGGTAGATTTTTTGGATGTATTTTATTAGTGGAGAAAATGATTAACATTAATATGTGATTTAATTCACAAAAAGGTTGCGCGCTGTAGGTTGATATGCTAGTATACTAGTATGTTAAATGAAACCGTAACGTTTTTTGTGAAAAACTGAACAAAAGTATTCATTGACTTTATTTTGTAAGATGCTAATGATTATTATTTTTTAAAGTCTAATGTGAAGTATTGAACAATAAGAGAGTCACTGATTTTTGTTAATCATTTTATAGAAGAACAAAATCGAATGTATTTGTTTTTGTTGATTCACATAAAAATGCTTACATTAAATTTTTATAGGTCAATAAAGTCATATCACAAAAAATATTTTAGGAGGCAATAAAAATGGGTGAACCATTAAAAAAGGAAGCAGTTGTAGACGTGAAAAGTACGACTACACAACCTTTTGGATTGAAAGATAAAATCGGTTACCTGATGGGTGACTTTGGTAACGATTTCTTCTTCTTTCTAGTAAGTTCTTACCTAATGGTATTCTACACTGATATTTTCGGTATCAGTGCAGCTACAGTAGGGGCATTATTCATGTTCGCGCGTCTTTGGGATGCATTTGCTGACGTAACATGGGGACGTTTTATCGATACTAGACCAGCAAGCAAACATGGTAAATTTAAACCTTGGATTTTCAGAATGTCATTCCCGCTTGTTATTACAGGTGTGTTAATGTTCGTGACGATTCCAGGAATGGGTGATGGTTTCTACCTTGCATGGGCATTCGTTACGTATATTGTTTGGGGAACTTTATATAGTACAGTAAATATTCCTTATGGATCAATGGCTTCTGTTATTACAGACAAACCAGAAGAACGTACTTCATTATCTACATGGAGAACAGCTGGTTCTATGTTAGCAAGCTTGATTATTAATGCTGGTGCTCCTCTAATTGTAATGGTAGACAACAAATTAGATGCAAACCGTATGTTTATGGCTGCATGTATCTTTGGTGTTCTTTCTATTTGCTGCTACATGGCATGCTACAAAATGTCAACTGAACGTATTGCAGCTCCTGCTCAAGCGAAAGATAATTCAAACTTTAAGGCAACAGTAAAAGGTTTAATGAAAAATAAACCATTACTTTGGCTTTTAGTGTCCGCTTTATTATTAATGACAAATGTAATGTTTATCGGTGCAGTTAACATCTATCTATTCAAAGATTACTTTGAAAGTACAGCTGCATTAAGTGTGTATGGTGTTGTATCATCTGTTGCAGCATTTGTGGTAATGCCACTAATTGCACCACTTGTTAAGAAGTTTGGTAAGAAAGAAATCTCTTCTTTTGGATTAGCTTTAGCAGC
The Pradoshia eiseniae DNA segment above includes these coding regions:
- a CDS encoding MFS transporter yields the protein MGEPLKQEAVIDVQQKMPKHRPFGLRDKIGYLMGDFGNDFFFLLVSSYLMVFYTDVFHISAATVGALFMFARIWDAFADITWGRFIDTRPASKHGKFKPWILRMSFPLVISGVLMFVTIPGMSDGFYLAWAFVTYIVWGTLYSTVNIPYGSMASVITDKPDERTTLSTWRTAGAMLAGLIINAGAPLIVMVDNQLDANRMFMAACVFGVLSICCYIACYKMSTERLAAPVQAQEKGNLKATLKGLMKNKPLLWILVASLLFMMNTMLMGAVNVYLFKDYFQSAAALSIFAVVQTGAAFVAMPLIKPLVRKFGKKELASAGLVLSAITYFALFFMKDLTGMQFVAVASIGMFGVAFFNTVVWAFVTDVIDYHELLTGLREDGTVYSIYSFARKIGQAIAGGIGGFAIAAVGYNAASTVQTQGTLDGIHMLGTLVPAIVYMIVLAILVFLYPLNKKRTDEMVAELTARRKK
- a CDS encoding MFS transporter, which codes for MGEPLKKEAVVDVKSTTTQPFGLKDKIGYLMGDFGNDFFFFLVSSYLMVFYTDIFGISAATVGALFMFARLWDAFADVTWGRFIDTRPASKHGKFKPWIFRMSFPLVITGVLMFVTIPGMGDGFYLAWAFVTYIVWGTLYSTVNIPYGSMASVITDKPEERTSLSTWRTAGSMLASLIINAGAPLIVMVDNKLDANRMFMAACIFGVLSICCYMACYKMSTERIAAPAQAKDNSNFKATVKGLMKNKPLLWLLVSALLLMTNVMFIGAVNIYLFKDYFESTAALSVYGVVSSVAAFVVMPLIAPLVKKFGKKEISSFGLALAAIAYFALFFMKDLSGMGFVAVAAVGLFGTAFFNTVVWAFVTDVIDYHELLTGLREDGTVYSIYSFSRKVGQAVAGGIGGAAIAAVGYQAGAAQQAESTLNGIHTLGTLVPAIVYTLILLVLVFLYPLNKKRTQEMNAELAARRNK